Proteins co-encoded in one Prescottella sp. R16 genomic window:
- a CDS encoding sigma-54-dependent Fis family transcriptional regulator, whose translation MREGLRPEIEMSWRRSKLSGIDPARVPEPTLLDPSDSAGRLLRSARPVLDELRVQLAGTGCGILLVDRDCRVVSRVFDSDGMRLAMEDVGVLPGVALSEETYGTNALGTPLEVRQGVVVHGHEHFLEPFRRFSCYGQPIVHPVTRRIEGILDITATDKTANPLFVPFLARAVRDIEARLLEGARESDRRVVDAFQLAARQRGIAVAAMGQDILLTNKAAVELLEPGDHVALRALAAEVPAGETRTLEFTLSTGGHTGLRIDRVAGAESGALFLLDVDETRAPVRRTASPQDATTRLRSRLRELRTSVSSLAIVGESGSGRSWAAREFAGIDIPVLDASRIVVEGEQAWCTRLLGMPVGQWVLIEHVHLAPEPVLALLSSLVVGGGGGDGDVVGPRPVLTSDPPVTVRRPVRDLLARCGAQVSVPALRQRIRELPALVTALVHDLGRDGVRMGPSALTALSEHAWPGNLTELRAVLAGLPERPPAGAIRAVDLPEEYRGSGRVARLGGLERAERDAIVEALEESGGNKVHAAARLGISRTTLYSRIRALDITV comes from the coding sequence GTGCGGGAGGGTCTCCGACCGGAAATCGAAATGTCGTGGCGGCGTTCGAAGCTCAGCGGCATCGATCCGGCCCGTGTTCCCGAGCCGACGCTGCTGGACCCGTCGGATTCGGCCGGGCGGTTGCTGCGGTCCGCCCGGCCGGTGCTCGACGAACTGCGCGTGCAACTGGCCGGTACCGGCTGCGGCATCCTGCTCGTGGACCGGGACTGCCGGGTGGTGTCGCGGGTGTTCGACTCCGACGGGATGCGGCTCGCGATGGAGGATGTCGGCGTCCTGCCCGGTGTCGCCCTGAGCGAGGAGACGTACGGGACCAACGCACTGGGAACTCCGCTCGAGGTGCGGCAGGGTGTGGTCGTGCACGGGCACGAACACTTTCTCGAACCGTTCCGCCGGTTCAGCTGTTACGGCCAGCCGATCGTGCACCCGGTGACTCGGCGCATCGAGGGCATCCTCGACATCACCGCCACCGATAAGACCGCGAACCCGCTGTTCGTCCCGTTCCTGGCGCGGGCCGTGCGCGACATCGAGGCCCGGCTGCTCGAGGGCGCGCGGGAATCCGACCGGCGGGTCGTCGACGCGTTCCAGCTCGCGGCCCGGCAGCGCGGGATCGCGGTCGCTGCGATGGGCCAGGACATCCTGCTCACCAACAAGGCTGCCGTCGAACTGCTCGAACCCGGCGATCACGTCGCGTTGCGGGCACTCGCCGCCGAGGTGCCTGCGGGGGAGACGCGGACGCTCGAGTTCACGCTGTCCACGGGCGGGCACACCGGGCTGCGCATCGACCGGGTCGCGGGCGCGGAGAGTGGCGCGCTGTTCCTGCTCGACGTCGACGAGACGCGGGCGCCGGTGCGGCGTACCGCGTCGCCGCAGGACGCCACGACACGGCTGCGTTCCCGGCTGCGGGAACTGCGGACGTCCGTCTCCTCACTCGCGATCGTCGGCGAATCCGGTAGCGGGCGTAGCTGGGCGGCAAGGGAATTCGCCGGTATCGACATTCCGGTACTCGACGCCTCCCGCATCGTCGTGGAGGGGGAGCAGGCGTGGTGTACCCGTCTGCTCGGTATGCCCGTCGGGCAGTGGGTACTGATCGAACACGTCCACCTGGCCCCGGAACCGGTACTGGCGCTGCTGTCGTCGCTCGTCGTCGGTGGCGGTGGGGGCGACGGTGACGTGGTCGGTCCCCGCCCGGTGCTGACGTCCGATCCACCGGTCACCGTCCGGCGTCCGGTGCGGGACCTGCTGGCCCGCTGCGGGGCCCAGGTCTCGGTGCCTGCGCTGCGGCAGCGGATCCGGGAGCTGCCGGCGCTGGTGACGGCACTCGTCCACGATCTCGGCCGGGACGGAGTGCGGATGGGGCCGAGTGCGTTGACGGCACTGTCCGAGCATGCGTGGCCGGGCAACCTCACCGAGCTGCGGGCGGTGCTCGCGGGCCTGCCCGAGCGTCCGCCCGCCGGGGCGATCCGGGCGGTGGACCTGCCCGAGGAGTATCGCGGGTCCGGGCGGGTCGCCCGGCTCGGGGGCTTGGAGCGGGCCGAACGCGATGCGATCGTCGAGGCGCTCGAGGAGAGCGGCGGCAACAAGGTGCACGCCGCCGCACGCCTCGGGATCAGCCGCACGACGCTCTACAGCAGGATCCGGGCGCTCGACATCACCGTGTGA
- a CDS encoding NDMA-dependent alcohol dehydrogenase codes for MKTKAAVLLEAGKPFEIMELDLDGPGPGEVLIKYTAAGLCHSDLHLTDGDLPPRYPIVGGHEGSGIIEEVGPGVTKVKPGDHVVCSFIPNCGTCRYCATGRQNLCDMGATILEGSMPDGSFRFHSGGKDFGGMCMLGTFAERATISQHSVVKVDDWLPLETAVLVGCGVPSGWGTAVYSGGVRAGDIVVIYGIGGLGINAVQGAVQAGARYVVVVDPLEFKRETALKFGATHAFASAAEAAAKVNELSWGQGADQALILVGTVDEEVVQAATAVIGKGGTVVITGLADPAKLTVHVSGADLTLNEKTIKGTLFGSANPQYDIVRLLRMYDQGILKLDELVTTRYRLEDVNQGYQDLRDGKNIRGVIVHAP; via the coding sequence ATGAAGACCAAGGCTGCTGTTCTGCTCGAGGCCGGAAAACCGTTCGAGATCATGGAACTCGACCTCGACGGCCCCGGCCCCGGTGAGGTGCTCATCAAGTACACCGCCGCCGGCCTGTGCCACTCCGATCTGCATCTCACGGACGGGGACCTGCCGCCGCGGTATCCGATCGTCGGTGGGCACGAGGGCTCCGGCATCATCGAGGAGGTCGGCCCCGGCGTCACCAAGGTCAAACCCGGTGACCACGTCGTGTGCAGCTTCATCCCCAACTGTGGAACCTGCCGGTACTGCGCCACCGGCCGGCAGAACCTGTGCGACATGGGCGCCACCATCCTCGAAGGGTCCATGCCCGACGGGTCGTTCCGATTCCATTCCGGTGGAAAAGATTTCGGTGGCATGTGCATGCTCGGTACGTTCGCCGAGCGGGCAACGATCTCGCAGCACTCCGTCGTCAAGGTCGACGACTGGCTGCCGCTCGAGACGGCCGTGCTGGTCGGCTGCGGGGTTCCGTCCGGGTGGGGGACCGCGGTGTACTCCGGCGGTGTCCGCGCCGGCGACATCGTCGTGATCTACGGCATCGGCGGCCTCGGTATCAACGCGGTGCAGGGTGCGGTACAGGCCGGTGCCCGCTACGTCGTGGTCGTCGACCCGCTCGAGTTCAAACGGGAGACGGCACTGAAGTTCGGTGCGACCCATGCCTTCGCGTCCGCAGCCGAGGCGGCGGCGAAGGTCAACGAACTCAGCTGGGGTCAGGGCGCCGACCAGGCGCTCATCCTGGTGGGCACGGTCGACGAGGAGGTCGTGCAGGCCGCCACCGCGGTGATCGGCAAGGGTGGCACCGTCGTCATCACCGGTCTCGCCGACCCCGCCAAGCTGACCGTCCACGTGTCCGGCGCGGATCTGACTCTCAACGAGAAGACCATCAAGGGAACGCTGTTCGGATCCGCCAACCCGCAGTACGACATCGTCCGTCTGCTGCGCATGTACGACCAGGGCATCTTGAAACTCGACGAACTCGTCACCACCCGGTACCGCCTCGAGGACGTCAACCAGGGCTACCAGGACCTGCGGGACGGCAAGAACATTCGTGGAGTGATCGTGCACGCACCGTAA
- a CDS encoding AMP-binding protein, which produces MTTNAVPSYASGISDTPLPGDTIGDNFDRTVAAHGDRDALVEHASGRRWSYTALAAEVDAVAAGLLGLGIGKGDRVGIWAPNCAEWVFVQYATAKIGAILVNINPAYRVHELKYVLDQAGIRLLVAAPSFRTSDYAAMIEQVRPDCAALEHVLLLGTPGWDRLAAAGRDTLAADPSAVTRAQRQLSMDDPINIQYTSGTTGFPKGATLSHHNILGNGFFVGELCGYTEADRVCIPVPFYHCFGMVMGNLACTSHGAAMVIPAPAFDPKATLAAVQAEQCTSLYGVPTMFIAELADPAFDSYDLSSLRTGIMAGSPCPVEVMKQVIERMGMSEVSICYGMTETSPVSLQTRRDDSIDQRVSTVGRVGPHLEVKIVDPATGLTVPRGEPGELCTRGYSVMLGYWEDPEKTGEAIDSARWMHTGDVGVMDADGYVAITGRIKDMVIRGGENIYPREIEEFLYTHPDILDAQVIGVPDDTFGEELMAWIRLREGAEPLDAAQLREFCTGRLAHYKIPRYVHLVDEFPMTVTGKIRKIEMREQSIALLAQA; this is translated from the coding sequence ATGACCACCAACGCAGTGCCGAGCTACGCGTCCGGGATCAGCGACACCCCGCTGCCCGGGGACACGATCGGCGACAATTTCGATCGCACGGTCGCCGCGCACGGTGATCGTGATGCTCTGGTCGAGCACGCTTCGGGCCGGCGCTGGTCGTACACGGCCCTGGCCGCCGAGGTGGACGCGGTGGCCGCGGGTCTGCTCGGTCTCGGTATCGGCAAGGGCGACCGGGTGGGGATCTGGGCACCCAACTGTGCCGAGTGGGTGTTCGTGCAGTACGCGACCGCGAAGATCGGCGCGATCCTGGTCAACATCAACCCGGCCTACCGGGTCCACGAGTTGAAGTACGTCCTCGACCAGGCGGGGATCCGACTGCTGGTCGCGGCCCCGTCGTTCCGGACGTCCGACTATGCGGCGATGATCGAGCAGGTGCGCCCCGACTGCGCGGCGCTCGAGCACGTGCTGCTGCTCGGCACCCCCGGCTGGGACCGGTTGGCCGCCGCCGGACGCGACACGCTCGCCGCGGATCCGAGCGCGGTGACGCGGGCGCAGCGGCAGTTGTCGATGGACGACCCCATCAACATCCAGTACACGTCGGGGACGACAGGCTTCCCGAAGGGGGCCACGCTCAGCCACCACAACATCCTGGGCAACGGGTTCTTCGTGGGGGAGCTGTGCGGGTACACCGAAGCCGACCGGGTGTGCATCCCGGTGCCGTTCTACCACTGCTTCGGGATGGTGATGGGCAACCTCGCGTGCACGAGCCACGGTGCGGCGATGGTGATTCCGGCTCCGGCGTTCGACCCGAAAGCCACGCTCGCGGCGGTGCAGGCCGAACAGTGCACGTCGCTGTACGGGGTGCCGACGATGTTCATCGCCGAACTCGCCGACCCCGCCTTCGATTCGTACGACCTGTCGAGTCTGCGGACCGGCATCATGGCCGGCTCGCCGTGCCCGGTGGAGGTGATGAAGCAGGTCATCGAACGGATGGGGATGAGCGAGGTGTCGATCTGCTACGGCATGACCGAGACGTCACCGGTGTCGCTGCAGACCCGCCGCGACGACAGCATCGATCAGCGGGTGTCGACGGTCGGACGCGTCGGCCCGCATCTCGAGGTCAAGATCGTGGACCCGGCGACGGGGCTGACGGTGCCGCGCGGTGAGCCGGGGGAACTGTGCACCCGCGGGTACTCCGTGATGCTGGGGTACTGGGAGGATCCGGAGAAGACCGGTGAGGCGATCGACTCGGCGCGGTGGATGCACACCGGGGACGTCGGGGTGATGGACGCCGACGGGTACGTCGCGATCACCGGCCGCATCAAGGACATGGTGATCCGCGGCGGGGAGAACATCTACCCGCGGGAGATCGAGGAGTTCCTCTACACGCATCCCGACATTCTCGACGCGCAGGTGATCGGGGTGCCCGACGACACGTTCGGGGAGGAGCTGATGGCGTGGATCCGGCTGCGTGAGGGCGCCGAGCCGCTCGACGCGGCGCAGTTGCGGGAGTTCTGCACGGGCCGGCTCGCGCACTACAAGATTCCCCGGTACGTGCATCTGGTCGACGAGTTCCCGATGACGGTCACCGGCAAGATCCGCAAGATCGAGATGCGGGAGCAGTCGATCGCCCTGCTCGCGCAGGCCTGA
- a CDS encoding zinc ribbon domain-containing protein, which translates to MTGPVAFTSYYSDESNDDGFQWKFRCGRCRTEYRSSFKQNMFSRGRGVLRVLRNLFGDQVGALNKASSAAESYSNSWGSSASSTKDKAFAAAVEEVQQEFRLCGGCGSWVCGRICWNEPVGQCTHCSPLAAHQIARAQATARDEQIRRAAREQDWTAQLDVGAPARVSCGTCGAHSDGGTFCSTCGSAYNLRSDCAGCGRQVQVGAAFCSGCGRAQ; encoded by the coding sequence ATGACCGGGCCGGTGGCGTTCACCAGTTACTACTCCGACGAGTCCAACGACGACGGGTTCCAATGGAAGTTCAGGTGCGGGCGGTGCCGCACCGAGTACCGGTCGTCGTTCAAGCAGAACATGTTCTCGCGTGGACGTGGGGTGCTGCGGGTCCTGCGCAACCTGTTCGGCGACCAGGTCGGTGCCCTGAACAAGGCGTCCTCCGCAGCCGAGAGCTATTCGAACTCCTGGGGTTCGTCGGCATCGAGCACCAAGGACAAGGCGTTCGCGGCCGCTGTAGAGGAAGTGCAGCAGGAGTTCCGCCTCTGTGGGGGATGCGGATCATGGGTGTGCGGCCGCATCTGCTGGAACGAGCCGGTCGGCCAGTGCACGCACTGTTCGCCTCTCGCCGCCCACCAGATCGCGCGGGCGCAGGCCACTGCCCGCGACGAGCAGATCCGTCGGGCCGCCCGTGAGCAGGATTGGACTGCGCAACTGGATGTCGGGGCACCGGCGCGCGTGTCGTGCGGTACGTGTGGTGCGCATTCCGACGGCGGCACGTTCTGCAGCACGTGTGGGAGTGCCTACAACCTGCGGTCCGACTGCGCCGGTTGCGGCCGGCAGGTGCAGGTGGGTGCGGCATTCTGCAGCGGGTGCGGTCGGGCGCAGTGA
- a CDS encoding aldehyde dehydrogenase family protein — MTIAAEHSVSPRVREFLTGTKQLYIDGAFVDALSGRTFVTEDPATGERLADVAHGEAADVDRAVRAARRAFDEGPWASMKPNERERMLWRVGDLLTERAADFGQLEALDNGKSAAIASAVDTAWAADVFRYYAGWATKIEGSTVNVSMPFSPGGEFHAYTLREPIGVCGLIVPWNFPLLMASWKLAPALAAGNTVILKPAEQTPLTALMLAEVFEEAGFPPGVVNVVTGYGDAGAALSGHDDVDKIAFTGSTEVGKKIVDAAKGNLKKVTLELGGKSPNIVFADADFDVAVQGSLNAWLFNHGQCCVAGTRLYVEDRIFDRFTDAVAEAASNVKIGPGLDPTTELGPLVSQEQFDRVTGYLRDGLADGARALTGGNRWGETGYFVEPTVLVDVQPEFSVVREEIFGPVVAAMPFDADEGIVTAANDSIYGLAAGIWTRDISKAHRTARRLKAGSVWINQYNGFDTAMPFGGYKQSGWGRELGASAIDLYTQTKSVNVAL, encoded by the coding sequence ATGACTATCGCCGCAGAGCACTCCGTGTCACCGCGAGTGCGTGAATTCCTCACCGGGACAAAGCAGTTGTACATCGACGGTGCGTTCGTCGATGCCCTGTCGGGCCGCACGTTCGTCACCGAGGATCCCGCGACCGGCGAGCGTCTCGCCGACGTCGCGCACGGTGAGGCCGCCGACGTCGACCGCGCGGTCCGCGCTGCGCGCCGTGCGTTCGACGAGGGGCCGTGGGCGTCGATGAAACCCAACGAGCGCGAGCGGATGCTGTGGCGCGTGGGCGATCTGCTCACCGAGCGGGCCGCCGATTTCGGTCAGCTCGAGGCCCTCGACAACGGCAAGTCCGCCGCGATCGCGTCCGCCGTCGACACCGCGTGGGCGGCCGACGTGTTCCGCTACTACGCGGGCTGGGCCACCAAGATCGAGGGCAGCACCGTCAACGTGTCGATGCCGTTCTCGCCGGGCGGCGAGTTCCACGCCTACACGCTGCGCGAACCGATCGGGGTGTGCGGACTGATCGTGCCGTGGAACTTCCCGCTGCTGATGGCGTCGTGGAAACTCGCACCGGCACTCGCGGCCGGCAACACGGTGATCCTCAAGCCGGCCGAGCAGACTCCGCTGACCGCGCTCATGCTCGCCGAGGTGTTCGAGGAGGCCGGATTCCCGCCCGGTGTCGTCAACGTCGTCACCGGCTACGGCGACGCCGGTGCTGCACTGTCCGGACACGACGACGTCGACAAGATCGCGTTCACCGGCTCCACCGAGGTGGGCAAGAAGATCGTCGACGCCGCGAAGGGCAACCTGAAGAAGGTCACCCTCGAACTCGGCGGCAAGAGCCCCAACATCGTGTTCGCGGACGCCGATTTCGATGTGGCCGTACAGGGATCCCTCAATGCGTGGTTGTTCAACCACGGCCAGTGCTGCGTCGCCGGCACCCGACTGTACGTCGAGGACCGCATCTTCGACCGCTTCACCGACGCCGTCGCCGAGGCCGCGAGCAACGTCAAGATCGGCCCCGGGCTCGACCCCACCACCGAACTCGGCCCGCTGGTGTCGCAGGAACAGTTCGACCGCGTCACCGGCTACCTGCGCGACGGCCTCGCCGACGGCGCCCGCGCCCTCACCGGGGGCAACCGCTGGGGCGAGACCGGCTACTTCGTCGAACCGACCGTCCTGGTCGACGTGCAACCGGAGTTCAGCGTCGTTCGCGAGGAGATCTTCGGACCCGTCGTCGCGGCCATGCCGTTCGACGCCGACGAGGGCATCGTCACCGCCGCCAACGACTCGATCTACGGACTCGCGGCCGGTATCTGGACCCGCGACATCTCCAAGGCGCACCGCACCGCCCGGCGGCTGAAGGCCGGATCGGTGTGGATCAACCAGTACAACGGCTTCGACACCGCGATGCCGTTCGGCGGCTACAAGCAGTCCGGATGGGGCCGCGAGCTCGGTGCGTCCGCGATCGACCTCTACACCCAGACCAAGTCTGTCAACGTCGCCCTCTGA